The following coding sequences are from one Novosphingobium sp. KACC 22771 window:
- a CDS encoding FtsB family cell division protein, which produces MAREAVAQGVALCLLLIMLAVAIAGPSGLLAWSENRQLLEQRRLEIQKLAVQRDELRNRVNLLDPRHADPDLAGELLRKNLNVAHPDEIIMMVN; this is translated from the coding sequence ATGGCGCGTGAAGCCGTGGCGCAGGGTGTGGCCCTGTGTCTGCTTCTCATCATGCTCGCCGTGGCCATCGCCGGGCCCAGCGGTTTGCTGGCATGGAGCGAGAACCGCCAGTTGCTTGAGCAGCGCCGTTTGGAGATCCAGAAATTGGCGGTGCAGCGCGACGAATTGCGCAACCGGGTGAACCTGCTCGATCCGCGTCATGCCGACCCGGATCTGGCCGGAGAATTGCTGCGCAAAAATCTTAATGTTGCGCATCCCGACGAGATCATCATGATGGTAAACTGA